In Nicotiana tabacum mitochondrion, complete genome, the DNA window AATAGGGGCACAAGTCTAGAGCTGTGGTATGGAAAATAGATGAGAAAAAAAAACCTCATCTCTTTACTTAGTCAGAGTCATTGTTTTACTCTTTCTATCTGCATGACTGCTTTCTTATGATGAGTAGTGCCCATCACTTGCCTCTCTGTGCCCTGTATGAAGGAGCATCCACTGCGCTTACTAGTGGGTATGATTAAAGTCAAGAGCGGGTCTCTCAGAAAAAAGGACCTTATCTGTATCTGTCTCTCTTACTCGAACTAGCCACCCCTTGGGAACCGTCTCCCCTTTTACCCTGCAATGAAGGGCGGATGGCTTAGCCTTGCCTTTAGAAAGAAGAAAGAAAAAAAATGCCTTTGAAGGGCTTAATCAATAGGAGAAGATAGCCGCAGACAGAAGTAGCGGCTATTGCTATTTCATTCCCTCCCACTCTTTTAGCTCTGATCGTAAACGCTCTTCTTCCAATAGGAGTTATTCTTTGCCTTGACGCTGTGAGAGCTTCCGGTCCTTGAGTATGAGTACTCCTATCCGCTCTTGGGTTCATAACCGGTCCTATTGAATTAGTTGCACATGAGTACGGTCTTCTCGGGGTCGGGGTTCCCTTTACCGGGATTTCCCCTTGGCAGATAGAGCGGAAACAGAAAGCGATATATCCGCTGCTATTATCCGCTCTTAGGTTGCAGTTGCTCTTTGAGTTCTCTCTTTCTTTCTTTATGGGTCTTCCCCGGCCGTTAGATCAAGATAAGAAAGATAAGAATGGTATTAGATAGATGTCTTCTTCTTTACTGAGGGAGTAGGTATGGGGCGCCCTTACTTTTTGAATGGGTTACCTTAGGCATTACTAACTAATCCACTATGTCCGCTATCGAATAGCCTAGGCAAGATAGAAAGTCTCTCTTATTGTGAGGCTTCCCTTCCCTTACTCTAGGGCTTTTCTTCTCTTCTTCTCTAAGGGCAGTGAAAGCCATCTGATATAGGGCTTTCTCCTGTAATCTGTCTCTCGATAAGAAGCTTTCTTTTGATCCGGGTTAATCTCGTCTTCTTGAAGAATTACGGATTCCTAAACCTAGTAAGGGAAAGCGATTCTACTCCAATTGCATTCATCAGTCGGATGAGAGTGAGAATAGAAAGGAAGCCGGGAGGAAGAATGGAGTATAGCATTACCTCTAGAGTACAACCCGGAGCCTTCTTTTCGTAAACCCTACTCCTGCGCCCCTCAATCCCATATCTACTACTTAGTCAAGCCCTTAACTACTTCTATATCTTAGAACAACCCTGCTCTCTGATCGACGTTTTATAGTCTGCATATCTATGGAAAGAGGAAGCTAGGAGAGGATTCTAAACAATTCTATCGAGCCGAACAACAAAAAGAGAAAGATAGAATACCTTTCTTAGCTAGCCTAGCGTGCTAGAAACCTACAGGGAACAAGAGCCAGATCGAAGACATTCCTTTCATTCTTTTATACCCCTCTCTTCTTAGTTGCTCCTCTTTCTAGGGATCTAATGGTCGTAGACCACCTTCTTGTGACTATGTTGAAGAATTCTTTCCCCCCTTTGAGTTCTCGAGTGAAAGGGTCCAAGCCATAGGAAAATATCCAGTTTCTCTCGCAACATATCTAGTTTATCCTGAAGCAGCATTTCTCGAAGTAGCATTCCCATAAGTAGAGGATGAAACCCTTGCTTGTTTATCCCGACTAGGGTTTATGAATCACTCAAACGAGCCTTTCTAGCCGCATCTGAATCGGCATCCCTATCCATATGTTTATGCGCAGGGGCATCCAAATCCGAATCTGTAGAATCTATTGGGGAATCCCCATCCGCACCCGAATTGGCTAAATCTAGTATAGTGGGTCTTGTTCCGATGCGGGAAAAAATCTTTTTAAAGGGCATCTCGGCGAAAGAGGACTGAGAACCATAAGGCGAGCGCCAAAACGCTAGCACAAACTGCTCCCACAGACACGCATGATAAGGGGGTGTGGGGACAACCAGGCCACCACTTTTACCAGATATGGGTCCGGACGACCCAAGAGCCCGCCACTAGAACCCAACCCTTAAGAGGCTAAGGTCCAAGGGGCTACCGCAGGAAGTCAGCTTCACCTGTAACCTTAAGGAATACAGAAAGTTACCCGGAATTCCTAGCAAGGACTTTGCCTGCTATTCATTCCTAAATCCCTTTCACCCTTAACTAGCTTACTCGATGGGACGTCAACAGCGGGAATGCCAAATGCAAGACCTGGACCTGGTTCACGCTTGAAAGCAGCAAAGACCTCTTTCTCTTCGGGAGCTTTCGTAACGGCTATAAAGAATGGGTCTTTCCCCTCGTGAAAGGCTATTGGGATCGATCCCTTCAACCCTCCTTGGCGTGGAAGGTCGCAAGAGAAAAGAAAACTTTTCTTCTTAGCAGCTTTTTCAACCTACCCGAGGTAAGGAAGTAAAGCAACCAATAGCCTTTTTACCTACTATGCCTTTCACCGGGTGAGCAAAAAGTAGTTACCTTTAGCCCGGTCTTCCTTATTAATTATTGATAAGGCACAGGGGAAGCATCATCCTTATAAGACTGTTGCTAAACAAAAGCAATTCTTTTTCACATTCAACCATGAGAGGGCAACTTGAGCAATCAAAGCTACGCCCTCTTCCACTGCTGACTATGAACAGTTGACAGCTAATGATTTCTACTTTACTAAGCCAGTTCGCTAAGTTAAGGTCCATGCTTGAAACGAAAAAAAAGAGGAAGGGGAAGGGGTCGCCCAAAGCTGTGGAGATAAGGTGGAAGATAAAAAAGCTATATTTATAATAATAAAGAGAATCTATTCAAATTCATATTAGAAAATGGGATTATCAACTATACTTGACTGGAAAAACCAGCCAATCTACTCTCCTTTTTTTGGTCTCCCCCCTGTAACTTGATAAATCATAAGAGAAGAAGAAATCGTTGCGTAGAAAGTCTTGCTTACTATCTCCTCCATCTAAGTTATGTAAGAGGAAAAGAGCGAAAAGCTTACTTTTAGGTAGTGGCCTAAGCGCTAAGAAGCTCCAATCATGCTACTCAGACTATATGCTTAACACATGCAAGTCGAACCTTGGTTTTCGGAGTTCGAAAGAGAAGGGGAAGAAGCGGGGTAGAGGAATTGGTCAACTCATCAGGCTCATGACCTGAAGATTGCAGGTTCGAATCCTGTCCCCGCCTAATCAGTGGAACATTGTTCACCGGGATAGAAGGCCGGTCCCAACCCGTCTACAAAATGGGGCTAGTGTTCAGTCTTGGTTGGTTCCACCTCTTTGCAGGGTGATGACACCAGTAGCTGTTACGCACAGATGACCATTTCTTAGACTATTGAATTCCAACTTAGAGCTCCTCTCCTTACAGTCAAGTGGCTTTCACTCCTTCTACTCTAAACTACTGTGTGCCTATTTTCCGCTTTTCACAGTCAAAGTCAAAGGTTTGTTGGTGGCAAGATCGGCATGCCTTCTAGTTGTAGTTGACTTTAAGCGCACCTGAACTACCCATAGTCGTCTATTTACGGGCTTGCACTCAATAGTCAATCAATTCGTTTTTCCGCTTTCTATCGCACGCTTCAACTATTTGTTTATATAGTGTGTGAAGTCTAACTAATGGAAAGTGCCTATGAATTAGTTCCAAGAAAGCGGCCGTTCACGTCAGGAATAGAGGCCGTTAAGGATGTACTTGCTTTTCCTTTTTTTCGTCGAGATTGGGTTGGTGTTCAGTGTACCGCTTGTGACGCCTATGCTTTGCAAGCCTACATAGGGTACAAGATCGAAAAGAATGCATTGGATGGATGCCCGGGCATTGAGAAGGAAGGACGCTTTCAGAGGCGAAAGGCCATGGGGAGATACCGTCTGTGATCCATGGATCTCCGATCGGGAAACCGTATCCAAGCTCCGTGGCTAGTCTGCGCTCTTTGGACTTTTCAAACTTAGCGAACTGAAACATCTTAGTAGCTAAAGGAAGGGAAATCAACCGAGACCCCGTTAGTAGCGGCGAGCGAGAGCGGATTGGGGGTTTGAAGAAAAACAAACACGAAGCTTCGTTCCTCAGCAAAGTGTTCACTTCTTTTTCGCCAGGTTTCATTCGATTTGTTGTGGATTGGATGATGGAAAAACCAGCAAGCTACGGCTTCAAAGCTTACCTTATTTAGAAAAGGAGAAAGGGCTTTTTTATAGATGTTGAGGTTGAGTAAGGGGGGCGGAGCTTGAAGAGCGAAGCGAGCCGCGCTAGCCTAGCAACGTTTTTCAGCAGCAAGCTACGGTCTAACGACCCCCTAACCTAGGTTGGGGCGAAAACTCCAAAATCCAAAACGTTGGTTAGGGTTCCAAACCTTTCTCTAATAATAAGGTAAGCTTTCAAGCCGCCGCCCTTTAAAGGAGCGGGCGCAGTGAACTGTAATTGTGAAAAGATTGGAAGATCTGGCCAAAGAAGGTGATAGCCCTGTAGATTCGTTCCCATGGTTCGATCCTTCCCAGTAAAACGCGGCGTGTTCGAATTCTGATCGCTTTTACGCGAGAAAGGGGGACCACCCTCTAAGCCTAAGTATTCCTCAATGACCGATAGCGTACAAGTACCGTGAGGGAAAGGTGAAAAGAACCCTATTTAGGGAGTGCAATAGAGAACCTGAGATCCGATGCGAACAATCAGTCGAAGGAGCGGAGCTTAGAGCCTTTACTTTATGTAAAGCGCACTCACTCTAACGGCGTACCTTTTGCATGATGGGTCAGCGAGGAAATGGGAACAGCGGCTTAAGCCATTAGGTGTAGGCGCTTTCCAGAGGTGGAATCTTCTAGTTCTTCCTATTTGACCCGAAACCGATCGATCTAGCCATGAGCAGGTTGAAGAGAGCTCTAACAGGCCTTGGAGGACCGAACCCACGTATGTGGCAAAATACGGGGATGACTTGTGGCTAGGGGTGAAAGGCCAACCAAGATCGGATATAGCTGGTTTTCCGCGAAATCTATTTCAGTAGAGCGTATGATGTCGATGGCCCGAGGTAGAGCACTCAATGGGCTAGGGTGGCCTCATTTCGCCTTACCAACCCCAGGGAAACTCCGAATACAGGCCTAGATCGTTTGTACAGACAGACTTTTTGGGTGCTAAGATCCAAAGTCGAGAGGGAAACAGCCCAGATCGTACGCTAAGGTCCCTAAGCAATCACTTAGTGGAAAAGGAAGTGATCGAGCGATGACAACCAGGAGGTGGGC includes these proteins:
- the orf138c gene encoding hypothetical protein (orf138c; similar to orf138b), whose translation is MKPGEKEVNTLLRNEASCLFFFKPPIRSRSPLLTGSRLISLPLATKMFQFAKFEKSKERRLATELGYGFPIGDPWITDGISPWPFASESVLPSQCPGIHPMHSFRSCTLCRLAKHRRHKRYTEHQPNLDEKKEKQVHP